GGCACACGTCGCCTGTCGCCTTCGTGGAGATGGCGGGAATCGAACCCGCGTCCAACGGAGCGGAAGGAGGGCTTCTCCGAGCGCAGTCCGCTGCGATTTTCTCGGCCCCGGAGATCACGCGGACAAGTCTCCGACGGGCTCAGTCACTGTGTGTTGTCCCTCAGGCTCCCGTGACCGAAGCCGTTGGTGAGTTCCCTAGCTGATGCCAGACACCGGGGCGGGAACGCCCCCGGGCTGACACTTCGCAGGTCGCTGCTCAGGCAGCGAGGGCGAAGGAATCGCGCTTTTGATTGGCGATTATTTTTTTGCGACACGTGGTTAACGAGATCATTGCCGCGTTCCTCGGCTCGCTTCCCCTGCTTCGACATCCGCTGTCGAAACCGATCATCCCCATGTTTTGTTAACAAACAGCCCGCTTCGGACATTCCCCGCCCAGTGGCGGCCTCAGCGGTCCGCTCTCCAGTATACGTCAGGCCCGCTGCCTGCGGCGAGCTGCCGACATCGCGCGCTCGGCCTCCCTGCGGTCCTGCTTCTCCCGCAGCGTCTGCCGCTTGTCGTACTCGCGCTTGCCGCGCGCCAGCGCGACCTCGACCTTGGCCCGGCCGCTCTTGAAGTACAGCGAGAGCGGCACGAGTGTGAGGCCCGTCTCCTGCGTCTTGCCGATCAGCTTGTCGATCTCGGCACGGTGCAGCAGCAGCTTCCGCTTGCGCCTGGCGCTGTGGTTCGTCCACGTGCCCTGCGCGTACTCCGGGATGTGCACGTTGTGCAACCACACCTCGGCCCCGTCGAGCTGCGCGAATCCGTCGACCAGCGAGGCGCGCCCCTGGCGCAGCGACTTCACCTCGGTGCCGGTCAGGACCATCCCGCACTCGTACGTGTCCAGGATCTCGTAGTCGTGCCGCGCCTTCTTGTTCTGCGCGATGAGCTTGCGCCCGTCCTGTTTCCCCTTAGCCATGACCCGTCCACTCTACTGGCCGGGGCCGCCGCGGGCCCGCGAGTTATCCGCCGGACGCGAGCCCGTCCAGCACGGCGTACGCCTCCGCCTCGGCGTCCTCGCCCGAGGCGACCGGCAGATCGGGAACGATCCCGCCGTCGTCGACCGTCCGGCCCGAGGGCGTGGCGTAGTGGCCGACCGTCAACTCGGCGACGGAGCCGTCCGGCTGCTCGCTCGGCATCTGGACCGTTCCCTTGCCGAACGTCCGGGAGCCGACGACCACCGCGCGGTTGCGGTCCTGGAGCGCGCCGGTCAGCATCTCGGCCGAGCTCATCGTGCCGCCGTCGACGAGCACCACCAGGGGGCGCGCGGTGTCGCCGCCCGGCTCGGCGTGCAGCGCCTCCTGGCGGCCGTGCACGTCGTAGGTGGCGACGAGCCCGCCGTCGAGGAAGACGCCCGCGGCCTCGGCGGCCTCGGCCAGCAGCCCGCCGCCGTTGCCGCGCAGGTCGAGGACGACGCCGTCCTCGGGCGGCAGCGCGGCGACCGCGGCCCGCAGCGCTTCGGCCGAGCCGCGCGTGAACGTGCTGACGTGCACGCGGGCAGCGCCCGGCACGCCGCGGTCGACCGTCACGGGCTCGACGGAAAGCCGGGCCCGTTCCACCTCGGCCGTCCAGGCGCGCCCCCCGCGCGCGAGGCCGAGCAGGACCGTGCTGCCCGGACCGGCCTCGGCGGGCCGGTCGCTGCCGCGCAGCCGGCCGACCGCGTCCGTGACGGGCCCGCCGTCGAGGGCCACGCCGTCGATCGTGCGGATCTCGTCACCGGCCCGCACGCCGGCCCGCTCCGCGGGGCTGCCCGCGTGGACCTCGCTGACCTCGATGCGGCCCGCCGAGGTCCTGACGACCGCTATGCCGGTGCCGACGTACTCGCCGTCGAGGCCCTGCGCCAGCGCCGCGTACTCCTCGGCGGAATAGGCGGACGCCCAGCGGTCCCCGCTCTCGCTCACGAGTTCCCCGGCGTCCCCCGTTCCCGCGGCGTCCCGGTCCGCCCGCGGCTCGGTGCCGCCGGCGGCGTCCGGCCACGCGCCGGTGGCCGCACCGGTCATGAGCACTCCCGCGAAGACGAACGCGAGAGCCGTCCCGCGCCGTGCGGCGCGGGACGGCTTGTCGTGACACGGACGTGACATGGTGCGGAGTGTAGGACACAACCCCGGGGCGTACGCGAGATGAACAACGCGGCGGTGCGGGGGAAAAGTCACACCCCTCTTACACCTTCAGGTACTTGCGCAGCGCGAAGAAGGCTGCCACCGAGGGCATCAGCGCCCCCACCACGAGCACCCAGGGCAGGACGGAGATCACCGCGTCCCAGCCGATGAAGTCGATCGCGGGGATGCGTTCGGCGAGGAAGTTGTTGATGGCGAAGTACTTGACGCCCAGCAGCAGGACGCAGGCGAACAAGGCGCCGAGCAGGCCCGCGATCGTGGCCTCCAGGATGAACGGCATCTGGATGTAGAAGCTGGACGCGCCGACCAGCCGCATGATGCCCGTCTCCCGCCGCCGGCTGAACGCGGAGACCCGGACGGTGTTGACGATGAGCAGCAGCGCCACGACCAGCATGAGGACCATGAGCCCGAGCGCGGCGTAGTTGACGCCGTTCAGCAGGTTGAACAGGTTTTCGAGCAACGAGCGCTGGTCCGTCACCGACTGGACGCCGTCCCGCCCGGCGAACGCCGAGGAGATCACCTCGTACTTCGTCGGGTCCGTGAGCTTGACCCGCAGCGACTCCTGCATCTGATCGGGCGTCACGACCGCCGCGATCGGCGAGTTCTGCTGCTGCTCCTGGTAGTGCTCGTACGCCTCCTCGGCCGTCTCGTGGTAGACCTCCTCGACGAGCTGGTTCTCCTCAAGCTCCGCGCGCAGGTTCTCCCGCTGCTCCTCCGTGACCGCGCCGCGGGTGCAGGCCGGGTCGCCGGACTCGGCGTCGTTGGCGTTGCAGAGGAAGATCGAGACCTCGACCCGGTCGTACCAGTAGTCCTCCATGCTGTTGACCTGCTTGCGGGCGAGCAGCGAGCCGCCGAGCAGCGCCAGCGAGAGGGCGACGGAGACGATGACGGCGAAGGTCATCGTGAGGTTGCGGCGAAGACCGACGCCGATCTCCGACAGGACGAAGTTGGCGCGCATGGCGTCCTTTCAGTGCTCGGTCGGTAGCGACCGCGGCCGGGCCCGGGCGGAACCGGCCCCGGGCGGAACCGGTCAGTGCTGGTAGCCGTAGACGCCGCGCGACTGGTCGCGGACCAGTCGGCCCCGTTCAAGCTCGATCACGCGCTTGCGCATCTGGTCAACGATCTGCGCGTCGTGGGTCGCCATCACCACGGTGGTACCGGTGCGGTTGATGCGGTCGAGGAGCTTCATGATGCCCACGGACGTCTGCGGGTCCAGGTTGCCCGTCGGCTCGTCGGCGATCAGCAGCATGGGCCGGTTGACGAACGCCCGGGCGATGGCGACACGTTGCTGCTCACCACCGGACAACTCACCGGGCATGCGGTCGTCCTTGCCGCCGAGGCCCACGAGGTCGAGCACCTCGGGCACCGTCTTGCGGATCTGGCCGCGCGGCTTGCCGATGACTTCGAGCGCGAACGCGACGTTCTCGCCCACCGTCTTGTTCGGCAGCAGGCGGAAGTCCTGGAAGACGGTGCCCAGCTTGCGGCGCACCTGGGGCACTTTCCAGTTGGAGAGCCGGCCGAGGTCCTTGCCGAGCACATGCACGGTGCCGGTGCTGGCCCGCTCCTCGCGCAGGACCAGGCGCAGGAACGTGGACTTGCCCGAGCCGGAGGAACCGACGAGGAAGACGAACTCCCCGCGCTGGATCTCCAGCGTGACGTCGTGCAGCGCCGGCGCGTTCTGCCGGGGATACGTCTTGGAGACGTTGTCGAAACGGATCACGGTTACACCATGTCGTGGCCGGGTACATGCGAAGGACTCCCTCCGCGCTGGGGCTGACCATACGCGAAGCGGCGCGCGCTCCGCAGGCTGCGGCCCAAGCCATCCCCTTTGTCCCGGTCCGGGTTCTGCGGTTCATGCCGGAGCCTGGCACAGTGGACAACGAGGGGGAGGACGAGAGGAGACGATCGCATGACCGCCGACTGGCTGGTGTGCGCCAACTGCGCGGGGCGGGTGAGCGAGGGCCGGTGCCCGGTGTGCCGGGCGGAGCTGGCCCGGCTGCGCCAGGAGCGCGGCCCCTGGGGCACCCTGGGCAGCCCAGGGGCGTTGATCGCGCTCCTGCTGGCACTGGCCGCCGTCGCCTTCCTGGTGACCCGGCCGGCCTGAGATTTCCGCGCGGTGATCCCGCGCGGCACGACGAACGGGCCCGGAGCAACGGTGTGCTCCGGGCCCGTCACACTGTGCTGAGCACGGTGTCGCCGACCCGCGATCAGGCGGGGGTGGCGCCGTCCTTGTTGATCAGCCGCGGCAGGTAGCGGAAGGCCACGCCGCCCGCGATCATGGTCGCGGCACCGACGATCAGCAGCGTCTGGTTGGTGGAAGCACCGGTTTCGGCCAGCTCCGGGCCGTCGCCCTGGTCCCCGACGGGGGTCTGCACCTGGTCGGTGAGGTCCTCGCTCGGGTTGTTCTGCTCGATCGGGCGGTTGTTC
Above is a genomic segment from Streptomyces marincola containing:
- a CDS encoding S41 family peptidase codes for the protein MSRPCHDKPSRAARRGTALAFVFAGVLMTGAATGAWPDAAGGTEPRADRDAAGTGDAGELVSESGDRWASAYSAEEYAALAQGLDGEYVGTGIAVVRTSAGRIEVSEVHAGSPAERAGVRAGDEIRTIDGVALDGGPVTDAVGRLRGSDRPAEAGPGSTVLLGLARGGRAWTAEVERARLSVEPVTVDRGVPGAARVHVSTFTRGSAEALRAAVAALPPEDGVVLDLRGNGGGLLAEAAEAAGVFLDGGLVATYDVHGRQEALHAEPGGDTARPLVVLVDGGTMSSAEMLTGALQDRNRAVVVGSRTFGKGTVQMPSEQPDGSVAELTVGHYATPSGRTVDDGGIVPDLPVASGEDAEAEAYAVLDGLASGG
- the ftsE gene encoding cell division ATP-binding protein FtsE; its protein translation is MIRFDNVSKTYPRQNAPALHDVTLEIQRGEFVFLVGSSGSGKSTFLRLVLREERASTGTVHVLGKDLGRLSNWKVPQVRRKLGTVFQDFRLLPNKTVGENVAFALEVIGKPRGQIRKTVPEVLDLVGLGGKDDRMPGELSGGEQQRVAIARAFVNRPMLLIADEPTGNLDPQTSVGIMKLLDRINRTGTTVVMATHDAQIVDQMRKRVIELERGRLVRDQSRGVYGYQH
- the smpB gene encoding SsrA-binding protein SmpB codes for the protein MAKGKQDGRKLIAQNKKARHDYEILDTYECGMVLTGTEVKSLRQGRASLVDGFAQLDGAEVWLHNVHIPEYAQGTWTNHSARRKRKLLLHRAEIDKLIGKTQETGLTLVPLSLYFKSGRAKVEVALARGKREYDKRQTLREKQDRREAERAMSAARRRQRA
- the ftsX gene encoding permease-like cell division protein FtsX; amino-acid sequence: MRANFVLSEIGVGLRRNLTMTFAVIVSVALSLALLGGSLLARKQVNSMEDYWYDRVEVSIFLCNANDAESGDPACTRGAVTEEQRENLRAELEENQLVEEVYHETAEEAYEHYQEQQQNSPIAAVVTPDQMQESLRVKLTDPTKYEVISSAFAGRDGVQSVTDQRSLLENLFNLLNGVNYAALGLMVLMLVVALLLIVNTVRVSAFSRRRETGIMRLVGASSFYIQMPFILEATIAGLLGALFACVLLLGVKYFAINNFLAERIPAIDFIGWDAVISVLPWVLVVGALMPSVAAFFALRKYLKV